The DNA window cattatataaaaaaaatttagagtTATTACTTGAaaaaattttactattaaattgacgatttttagatatttatataacaaaaaattcattttaatttatagaaagttcaaaatatttaaactaaaaataaaacgcATCATATTTTTCTATAGAATCTAAAATATGAGCATAATAGAAATCATGGACAATAAAGATATATTTAACCatgcatttaattaaagattagtAGAAACTATATGAAGTATATGAGCAAACAATTAATAGTAATTCATTATACTTAATCAAACAATATTAGACACTCTGAACCCAGGTGACTGAAGTGATGCTTTTTACCACTAGACTACTTCCATATTTGAGCTACAATGGTACCCTTATTCTTAATTGGATACGCAGGGGCTTAATCAGAACCctaaaaagcaaaaaaatacGAAATTGGGGGAAATTTCTACATACAACCCTAACATCAAATCTCGATCATCACAAGATAAAACACGACTCAATCAAAAGCAACAGAAAATGACATACAACTCGGATTAACGCGTATGAGAACATGTAAAAGTACCTTACAATCAATGGCGTGGAAGAAACCATAAATTTTCGCCGGAACGGATTTCCGCCAAGGGCTTCTCCGCCAGATTTGCCATTTGATCAAAGTGAGCATTAATAGAAGATTGCAGATCCTCCATCGCATTTTTTCCCCTTGAAATTGGATTGTAGAtatggattttgaactaaaatttTTTAACACGATGTCGTTTCGATTGATAGccgtaaattttaattttgaactttTAATATTATGCTCCAATACTATACTAAAAAAGGAGATTGGATTCCTGTTGTGCAGATCATATCGCTCGGTTGATTTTTATTAAGTtagattattttcttttattcataAATGAGTGGCTTTGATCTGCACAGCTGCCCTGTCCATTTTGCCATAGTAGGGCTAAAAAAGAAGATGTTTAAAAGGTGAAAGCTTTTTCCCAATTACTAAATCGAAAGGCAAAAACCACCGGGTTTttgggccaaccctactcgggttcaATCGAGtgtgggctaatcgggttgtaatttttccgggttataaaagttcaaaatTAGACACTCTGAACAGGTGCCTGAAGTGATGCTTTTTACCACTAGACTACTTCCATATTTGAGGTACAATGGTACCCTTATTCTTAATTGGATACGTCGGGGCTTAATCAGAACCctaaaaagcaaaaaaatacGAAATTGGGGGAAATTTCTACATACAACCCTAACATCAAATCTCGATCATCACAAGATAAAACACGACTCAATCAAAAGCAAGAGAAAATGACATATAACTCGGATTAACGCGTATGAGAACATGTAAAAGTACCTTACAATCAATGGCGTGGAAGAAACCATAAATTTTCGCCGGAACGGATTTCCGCCAAGGGCTTCTCCACCATATCTGCCATTTGATCAAAGTGAGCATTAATAGAAGATTGCAGATCCTCCATCGCATTTTTTCCCCTTGAAATTGGATTGTAGAtatggattttgaactaaaatttTTTAACACGATGTCGTTTCGATTGATAGccgtaaattttaattttgaactttTAATATTATGCTCCAATACTATACTAAAAAAGGAGATTGGATTCCTGTTGTGCAGATCATATCGCTCGGTTGATTTTTATTAAGTtagattattttcttttattcataAATGAGTGGCTTTGATCTGCACAGCTGCCCTGTCCATTTTGCCATAGTAGGGCTAAAAAAGAAGATGTTTAAAAGGTGAAAGCTTTTTCCCAATTACTAAATCGAAAGGCAAAAACCACCGGGTTTttgggccaaccctactcgggttcaATCGAGtgtgggctaatcgggttgtaatttttccgggttataaaagttcaaaatTAGACACTCTGAACAGGTGCCTGAAGTGATGCTTTTTACCACTAGACTACTTCCATATTTGAGGTACAATGGTACCCTTATTCTTAATTGGATACGTCGGGGCTTAATCAGAACCctaaaaagcaaaaaaatacGAAATTGGGGGAAATTTCTACATACAACCCTAACATCAAATCTCGATCATCACAAGATAAAACACGACTCAATCAAAAGCAACAGAAAATGACATATAACTCGGATTAACGCGTATGAGAACATGTAAAAGTACCTTACAATCAATGGCGTGGAAGAAACCATAAATTTTCGCCGGAACGGATTTCCGCCAAGGGCTTCTCCACCATATCTGCCATTTGATCAAAGTGAGCATTAATAGAAGATTGCAGATCCTCCATCGCATTTTTTCCCCTTGAAATTGGATTGTAGAtatggattttgaactaaaatttTTTAACACGATGTCGTTTCGATTGATAGccgtaaattttaattttgaactttTAATATTATGCTCCAATACTATACTAAAAAAGGAGATTGGATTCCTGTTGTGCAAATCATATCGCTCGGTTGATTTTTATTAAGTtagattattttcttttattcataAATGAGTGGCTTTGATCTGCACAGCTGCCCTGTCCATTTTGCCATAGTAGGGCTAAAAAAGAAGATGTTTAAAAGGTGAAAGCTTTTTCCCAATTACTAAATCGAAAGGCAAAAACCACCGGGTTTttgggccaaccctactcgggttcaATCGAGtgtgggctaatcgggttgtaatttttccgggttataaaagttcaaaatTAGACACTCTGAACAGGTGCCTGAAGTGATGTTTTTTACCACTAGACTACTTCCATATTTGAGGTACAATGGTACCCTTATTCTTAATTGGATACGTCGGGGCTTAATCAGAACCctaaaaagcaaaaaaatacGAAATTGGGGGAAATTTCTACATACAACCCTAACATCAAATCTCGATCATCACAAGATAAAACACGACTCAATCAAAAGCAACAGAAAATGACATATAACTCGGATTAACGCGTATGAGAACATGTAAAAGTACCTTACAATCAATGGCGTGGAAGAAACCATAAATTTTCGCCGGAACGGATTTCCGCCAAGGGCTTCTCCACCATATCTGCCATTTGATCAAAGTGAGCATTAATAGAAGATTGCAGATCCTCCATCGCATTTTTTCCCCTTGAAATTGGATTGTAGAtatggattttgaactaaaattttttaaaacgaTGTCGTTTCGATTGATAGccgtaaattttaattttgaactttTAATATTATGCTCCAATACTATACTAAAAAAAAGGAGATTGGATTCCTGCTGTGCAGATCATATCGCTCGGTTGATTTTTATTAAGTtagattattttcttttattcataAATGAGTGGCTTTGATCTGCACAGCTGCCATCTCCATTTTGCCACAGTAGGGCTAAAAAGAAGATGTTTAAAAGGTGAAAGCTTTTCCCAATTACTAAATCGAAAGGCAAAAACCACCAGGTTttgggccaaccctattcgggtttaATCGGGTGTGGGCTAATCGAGTTGTAAATTttccgggttataaaagttcaaccctaaccctaaaagctcgggtttcgcgGGTTAATCGgattgctaccgataaaattaacatgcgatcaatccaataaataatgtgaaaattagttatatttataaaatgtaaaatatttaattatgataaattttagatatatgcttaaacttaaacataaatatgatcaaatactgatatttgagatttatgcaaaataaaacataaatatcaataaatattttaaagcatatttagaaatttaaatatatatttttagtgaatttgacatttctaattcatttatctattattatattaataaaaatttaatatataatttatatatttaatatataaaatggaaagttattttttcagtaatttatattataaaataatcaatgaatgTATCGAATTAGaatcaaacaaataaaacaatagaaattttattgaGTTTTCGGACTAGTCTATCGGGTTTTTGGGTCTGGCCCTAACTGGTTGctggttaatcgggtgcggttAATCAgactgtaattttatcgggttagaaattttcagccctaaacctataaatttggcgggctattcgggccagcttacgtgttgcgggctaaattgacgTCCCTATCTGCGAGGGTTTATCTCTCTACTCCTCCGACGGCATTTTCCCAACTCTCTCTCAACGCATCGCCACCGTTCAAATAGCTGCGATTCTTTCCTTTTAATTCCTCACCATCTGCCGAGCAGGATAAATTAGGTTTTCGTAGTTGTTGAGAGGAATAATCATGGGGAGAAAAtcagggaagttcaagaagaaGGAAGATGAGGACCGCCCAAAGAAGAAATCAATTAGATTTGATTCTGGTAACGAAGACATGATGGACGACGACATTGATGTTTGTATGTGATTTTTTTGCTCAATATACCATGTTTCATCTCAAATTAAGGTTTTTAATTATGCCCTTTTGGTTCACTCATTGTTTTTTCAGTTCACAAGAAAAGGGATGTTGTCCCACTGAACATAAACGAGGATGTGGAAGAGTCCGACGAGGATGCCGAGCAGCCCGTGCTTGATTTTGAGGTTGAGCCCCTTGTATTTAATGATTTAGTATCATTAtcatgttgatattttttttattgtctgGATGTTGTGTGGTTATGATGAAGATTAACGAAcagttttttatatatttgcTTGTGATGGTGAGGACTAGAAGTCATTGGGTTGGTTACTTGTCTTACTCTTTAATAAAGTCTGGTCTTATTTTTTATtaggatgaggatgaggatgaggatgaagacgaagacgttgatgatgatgataagcCACCAAAGGGTCTGGCTGCAAAAAGTAAGATAACCCCTCTGTTTGTTTGAATATATTTTCTGCATATAGCTTTTTGTTTTTTACTGGCGGAGTATGAGTATGTCATAGATATATCTATATGGATGATAAAGCTTGTTTACTTTTCACATGAATAGTTAAACAGTTTGGATCAATGCCAGGGAAAGCTTGTGATAAATCTTGCTAACTATGTTTGATAGTAATATATGTAATGGGTATAAGACAGCTGACTTTCATGAAAAATATCTCAAGATCAATCGTTGTAGTTATTAGACTGATTGCAATTACAAAACTCCATTATTGTGATGTTACATGACCCGTTGTATATATGCTTGCAgcttgcaaaagtatcatttttatttgaAGGAGTAGATTTTCCTGGTTGGTTTTAGTTGATCTGAGTTGTACTTGGTCACCTCTCTCCATTATGTGGCTCATTTATTTTGTGGTAAATACCTTTTATGTTAAATGTGTTGTAATCTAAGTTGATTATGGGGTTTCTATAGTTGCAAGAACACAAAAGTACTTGCGGGCTAAATTTGGTGATGCTGAGGATGAAACTCTTGATGATGCCGATGAAGAAGAAACGGGAAGGGATTTCGGGGGTAAAAAGAGTGACCTGTATGGCGCTGATGTTGGCAATGAGGTTTGTTTACCCAACAATGCTTCGTGCTTAACACTAGATATGTTTGCTACTTCTCTGAGTGTCATGACTTGTTTTAACATTTTGCATTTATCTTAAGCCACGATCAAGTGACGATGAAGATGCAGCTGAAGAGGAGGATGCAGTTTTGAAACGACAAATGAGCATAGCAAACAATCTATCAATGGAGGATTATGGTGTTGAAGATACTAGCCAAGACGAGAGTGATAGGGAGCCCACATTTCAGGTGAAAATATATTCATAACAATTATGCCCAACAAATTTTCATGTTTCAGTGTCATGATTTAAAAAGAGATTTGTTGATTACTCGTCTTTTTGTCACATTTCAGGAAATCTTGGACCATGGGAAGCGCCCATCAAAACCTTCTCTCGACAAAATCAAAGATGAAGAAGGAATGACATATGAAATAGTAAAGAAAGATTTAAATGCATTGACAAAGGAAGAGCAAATGGATGTTGTGTACAggttagtttagttttagtttttaaaaGATTAGTTAGTCCTGTAAAATTTTCAACTTCGGCCGAGTACAGCACGGACATACTATTATTCACATTAGAACATCAACTAACTCTATATAAAGTGGATCCGTATCTGATGTATTCTgatcaattaaaattattttgatgCATGTTGTCACATTTTACCTGAATTTTATTTAATggtttaaattttataaaatgaaagttagTGATACAAGCGTAATAGTTAAAAAGTCATGGTGCAGTTGCAAAAAGGACCAATTACTGCTATCTGCTTTATGCTTACGGGTTAACCTAATGACCGGTTTTACAGCTCTGCACCGGAATTAATTGGCCTTTTATCAGAGCTGAAAGATTCCATTGACCAACTTGAGAACAAAGTGAACCCACTTGTAGAAAAGGTATGATCATTCCTTAATGACTAATGACTATGATTGCTGgattttctctactttattttgcTTAATGCTTTGTGCCATATGTTAATATGTATATTATTACACTAGTGTTTTTTTATGGAGTAGCTCATTAAGTTAtgagttggagttttattatgCATTCTGTTAACTATTCCATTACATATGAAGATTAAAGGACAAGAGAGTGGGAAGAAGGGAACAATGCACTATATTGAGGTCAAGCAGCTTCTATTGCAATCCTATTGTCAGGCTATAACCTTTTATCTTCTTCTCAAGTCCGAGGGGCAGCCTGTTCGTGATCACCCAGTTGTTTCTCATCTTGTAGAGATCAAGAGTTTATTGGATAAGGTTAATGTTTATCATTTTCTGGTgaacttaattttttatttctggAAATTTTTATAATTCAAATTTTGTATGCCTATGTAGAATATAAGATAATGAAGCACTTAAATCTACTTTCATTGTTCCTCTATATCTTATGTGTAATCTCAATGGGGATTCAATTTGTCTTGACTGAAAGATGCTAACATATCCTTTCTTGTTACTGACTATTGATTTGTTAACCTTTTGGCAGATAAAAAACATAGACGATAACCTTTCTTTCGACATGGAAGAAACTTTAAAGAAGGAAGTGAACAGTGCAGCAGCTGTTAAGTTGATGGAAAAAGCTGTTCCAGTGGAATCCAATTCTAACAGCGAGATGTGTGCCATTGTAGCATCAGCAGAACAAGCAAAAGTAGAGGTGGGATCCTTTTAGATTGGTCTGTTAGCCTGACCATGTGCTGAGTTTTCTGAAATCTGTAGCCTCAATTTTTGTTCTTTTCGAATGTTAACTTTTGTAGCCCAACAAAGAAGCTGTATTGAATACCTTAACAAAAGCGAAGGGGTCACAAAACAAGCATCAAGTAAGCTGCCATGGCTTTGTTTTCTTACCAGTAGTACTAACTGAGGTTTCCAGTTAAAGGTTTTGTATTTAGAGACTAGTGGGCCTAGGTTGATGGCATTGATATTATTGAATTATCACAGGATAAGCAAGTCGGACTGCAGAGCATGGAAATGTTGAAAATAAGAGCTTCCCTTGAGGAGAAACTGAAACAACAAGGTGTTTTTGGTTCCATGGCACCAAAGGCTGTTAAGTCTAGTAAAAATCAGCAACCGGTTAACAGGTAGCTCTTTCCCTGTGAACAAGTATCAGATTTTCCATGTAATGATTAATGTAATGCTCTTATGCTAATT is part of the Salvia splendens isolate huo1 chromosome 6, SspV2, whole genome shotgun sequence genome and encodes:
- the LOC121806795 gene encoding something about silencing protein 10-like isoform X1, whose translation is MGRKSGKFKKKEDEDRPKKKSIRFDSGNEDMMDDDIDVFHKKRDVVPLNINEDVEESDEDAEQPVLDFEDEDEDEDEDEDVDDDDKPPKGLAAKIARTQKYLRAKFGDAEDETLDDADEEETGRDFGGKKSDLYGADVGNEPRSSDDEDAAEEEDAVLKRQMSIANNLSMEDYGVEDTSQDESDREPTFQEILDHGKRPSKPSLDKIKDEEGMTYEIVKKDLNALTKEEQMDVVYSSAPELIGLLSELKDSIDQLENKVNPLVEKIKGQESGKKGTMHYIEVKQLLLQSYCQAITFYLLLKSEGQPVRDHPVVSHLVEIKSLLDKIKNIDDNLSFDMEETLKKEVNSAAAVKLMEKAVPVESNSNSEMCAIVASAEQAKVEPNKEAVLNTLTKAKGSQNKHQDKQVGLQSMEMLKIRASLEEKLKQQGVFGSMAPKAVKSSKNQQPVNRQLETFDDFVDEAMEIDAASNPKTALRSNKRKVIAGDDDIPKRDDIGERRRKHELRVLAGAGIRSGEDAEDETGSLSGDEADDANGESDADSDLEFYKQVESKHAARLAEKSSKYSRVPEVPSLPDTLADDGKRHITNQIEKNRGLTRARKKLTKNPRKKYKLKHKKAEVRRKGQVREIRKPTGSYGGEASGINAGISRSVRFKN
- the LOC121806795 gene encoding something about silencing protein 10-like isoform X2, producing MGRKSGKFKKKEDEDRPKKKSIRFDSGNEDMMDDDIDVFHKKRDVVPLNINEDVEESDEDAEQPVLDFEDEDEDEDVDDDDKPPKGLAAKIARTQKYLRAKFGDAEDETLDDADEEETGRDFGGKKSDLYGADVGNEPRSSDDEDAAEEEDAVLKRQMSIANNLSMEDYGVEDTSQDESDREPTFQEILDHGKRPSKPSLDKIKDEEGMTYEIVKKDLNALTKEEQMDVVYSSAPELIGLLSELKDSIDQLENKVNPLVEKIKGQESGKKGTMHYIEVKQLLLQSYCQAITFYLLLKSEGQPVRDHPVVSHLVEIKSLLDKIKNIDDNLSFDMEETLKKEVNSAAAVKLMEKAVPVESNSNSEMCAIVASAEQAKVEPNKEAVLNTLTKAKGSQNKHQDKQVGLQSMEMLKIRASLEEKLKQQGVFGSMAPKAVKSSKNQQPVNRQLETFDDFVDEAMEIDAASNPKTALRSNKRKVIAGDDDIPKRDDIGERRRKHELRVLAGAGIRSGEDAEDETGSLSGDEADDANGESDADSDLEFYKQVESKHAARLAEKSSKYSRVPEVPSLPDTLADDGKRHITNQIEKNRGLTRARKKLTKNPRKKYKLKHKKAEVRRKGQVREIRKPTGSYGGEASGINAGISRSVRFKN